CCGGCGAGCGGGTCTGGCACACCCGGGACCTGCTGCACCGGGAGCCGCAGCTGACGGAGCGCCGCCACCGCCGGTTCACCGTGGTCGGTGCGGGCCAGTCCGCCGCCGAGGCGGTCGAGCACCTCTACCGGACGTACCCCGACGCCGAGATCTGCGCCGTCTTCTCGCGCTACGGCTACAGCCCCGCCGACGACAGCCCCTTCGCGAACCGGATCTTCGATCCCTCGGCGGTCGACGACTTCTACGCCGCGCCGCAGAGCGTCAAGAAGAGCCTGCTCGACTACCACGCCAACACCAACTACGCGGTGGTCGACGGCGATCTGATCACCTCGCTCTACCGCACGCTCTACCAGGACCGGGTGAGCGGCCGGGAACGTCTGCGGATCCTCAACACCACCCGTCTCACCGGTGTCGAGCACACCCCCGACGGAGCCCGCGCCCTGGTCCGCAACCTGGCCACCGGCGAGGAGTACGCCCTGGAGTCGGACGCGGTGGTGCTGGCCACCGGCTACACCCATGTCGACCCGCGCGAACTGCTCGGCCCCCTCGCCCCCGCCTGCCTCACCGACGGGGACGGCCGGCTCCGGGTGGACCGCGACCACCGGATCCTGACGTCCGATCACGTGGACGCCGGAATCTACCTGCAGGGCGGCACCGAGCACACCCACGGCATCACCTCCTCCCTGCTGTCCACGCTGGCCGTGCGCTCCGGCGAGATCTGCGACTCGCTGCTGCTGCGCCGCACCGGGCGGCAGCTGCACGCCGATCTCGCCGGTGACCAGGACGAGCGGATCGGCGCGGCCGCGCGGTGAGCGCCGTACCCGATCCCACCGGCGGCTCAGCTGCGGCCGCCGTACCCGCCCCGCCCGCCACCCGGCCGGAGCCGCACGCCCCCGCCCCCGCCCCCGCCCCCGCCCCCGATTCCACCCCGGACCCGAACGGACCCGTGACCATGACGTCAGGAGCAGGCGCCCCCGGCGGGCTCGACCGCGACACCCTGCGCGCCGACCTCGCCGACGTGCTCGGTGAGCGGCCCGAGGACATCGGCGACGACGACGACCTGCGCGACCTCGGGCTCGACTCGATCAGGCTGATGAGCCTCGTGGAGACCTGGCGGGCCCGGGGCGCGAAGGCCGAGTTCGCCGACCTCGCCGAAGCCGGGCCCACGCCCACCGTGCGGGCCTGGTCGGCCCACCTGTCGGGTCACTGAGCCGCCTTCCGGCCTGCCGCCCCGCCCCCGCCCGTCCCACTCTCGCCCCTCCCGCCCCCGCCCGTCCGGTCCGCCGCCTCGCCCCGCCGGGGCCGGGCAGCCGGGGGCGGCGGCGATGCCCCCCGCCGACACACGTACCCCGCAGCACCTCCGAGGAGAACCATGAACACCCGTGCCCTGTCCGTCCGCAGTCGCGGACTCGCCGCCGCCGTCTCGGCCCTGGCCGTGCTCTCGCTGGCGGCCTGCGGGTCGGACGGTGGCGGTGGTGACGCCGCCGCCGGCGGCAAGGAGAGCGCCCCGGCGTCCGGCCCCAAGGTCGTCGAGGCCACCAACGGCAAGGTCACCGTGCCGGCGGACGTCAAGCGGATCGTCAGCATCTCCTACGCCACCGGCGCGCTGCTCGACCTCGGCGTCCAGCCGGTCGGCACCAGCACCATCGACGACAACAACCCGGTGGAGCTGCTCCCCTCCCAGACGGAGGCGGCGAAGAAGATCGAGCCGATCGGCTCCGGCATCGAGATCAACATCGAGAAGGTCGCCTCCCTCGACCCGGACCTCATCATCGTCGAGGGCGCCACCGCCTTCGACTGGGGCGTGAAGAAGCTCGAAGGCATCGCCCCCACCCTCTACTTCGGCATCGACACGCCGGTCGACCTGCTGAACGCCCAGGAGAAGATCGCCACCGCCGTCGGCAGGGACGCCGAGTTCAAGAAGCTGAAGTCGGACTACGAGGCCAAGGCCGCGAAGATCAGGACCGACTACGCGGACAGGCTCAACACCGTCAAGTGGTCCATCGCCTCGTCCTACGGCGGCGGCGAGTTCCTGGTGGACACCAGCACCTCCTGGGTCGGCCGGGTGCTGGCCGACGCGGGCGCGAAGTTCTCCCAGGCGTCCTCGGACACCAAGGAGCACGAGGTCACCTACTCCACCGAGAAGATCGACGTGCTGGCCGACGCCGACGTGATCCTGGTGCCGCGGACGGCCGCCACCGGTGAGATCCCGCAGGACACCAAGGACCTCGACAAGCAGCCGTCCTGGCAGAACCTGAAGGCCGTCAAGGCCGGCAAGGTCCTGCCGGTCACCTACGCCACCACCGACCGCTACGGCACCTCCATCGACGTGCTGAACCAGATCGAGACGATCCTCAAGGGCCTCTAGGCCGCACCGGGCCGCCACCGGGCCGCGTCCGAGGATCCCCGCCGGGCGCGACCCCCCGGACGCGGCCCGGCCCGGCCTCCCCGTGCCCCGGGCCGCCGTCGTGCGAGCGGCGGCAGCCCGGGGCGGCAGCACCACCACCCAGGACAGCGCAGCAGCGCACCAGCGCCCGGGCCGGCCCGTCCGGCGGGGCGGCACGTAACCGGAAGGCCCGACCATGGCAGAGGCGAGCACCGACACACCGCAGGCCGGGCCCACCGGCCCGGTGGAGCTGACGGCGGCCCAGGCCGGCGTCCTGGCCGCACAGCGGATCGACCCCGGGAGCCCGGCGTACAACGTCGGCCAGTACGTCGAGCTGGACGGCCCGCTGCGGCCGGAGCTGCTGGAGGCGGCCCTGCGCAGCACCCTGGCCGAGGCCGACGGGCTGCACGTCCGGCTCGCCGAGCACCAGGGCCGCACCGTGCAGCTCCCGACCCGTTTCGCCGCCGAGCAGTGGCGCCTGCCACACCTGGACACCCGCGGCGCCGCCGATCCGGTCGCCGCCGCCGTCGCCCTCGTCCAGGGCCAACTGGCCGTCCCCGTGGCCCTGGAGGGGCCCGAGGCCGGTCCGCTGAGCGGCTCCCTGCTGGTCCGCACCGGGGAGAGCAGCCACCTGTGGTTCCAGTGGTTCCACCACCTGGTCGTCGACGGC
The sequence above is drawn from the Kitasatospora sp. NBC_00315 genome and encodes:
- a CDS encoding phosphopantetheine-binding protein; this encodes MTSGAGAPGGLDRDTLRADLADVLGERPEDIGDDDDLRDLGLDSIRLMSLVETWRARGAKAEFADLAEAGPTPTVRAWSAHLSGH
- a CDS encoding lysine N(6)-hydroxylase/L-ornithine N(5)-oxygenase family protein, coding for MPRSPEESAPDRGDGVEDLIGIGFGPANLALAIAIDEHNRRAPAEALRVGFVERQERFGWHRGMLLEGATMQVSFLKDLVTMRDPRSRFTFLTYLQERGRLADFINLRTFYPTRVEFHDYFEWCAAEFAGRVGYGRRAVEIRPVETGGRIGAVDVVTEAAADGAGRQVRRARNIVVGTGLRPRLPEGVTAGERVWHTRDLLHREPQLTERRHRRFTVVGAGQSAAEAVEHLYRTYPDAEICAVFSRYGYSPADDSPFANRIFDPSAVDDFYAAPQSVKKSLLDYHANTNYAVVDGDLITSLYRTLYQDRVSGRERLRILNTTRLTGVEHTPDGARALVRNLATGEEYALESDAVVLATGYTHVDPRELLGPLAPACLTDGDGRLRVDRDHRILTSDHVDAGIYLQGGTEHTHGITSSLLSTLAVRSGEICDSLLLRRTGRQLHADLAGDQDERIGAAAR
- a CDS encoding ABC transporter substrate-binding protein encodes the protein MNTRALSVRSRGLAAAVSALAVLSLAACGSDGGGGDAAAGGKESAPASGPKVVEATNGKVTVPADVKRIVSISYATGALLDLGVQPVGTSTIDDNNPVELLPSQTEAAKKIEPIGSGIEINIEKVASLDPDLIIVEGATAFDWGVKKLEGIAPTLYFGIDTPVDLLNAQEKIATAVGRDAEFKKLKSDYEAKAAKIRTDYADRLNTVKWSIASSYGGGEFLVDTSTSWVGRVLADAGAKFSQASSDTKEHEVTYSTEKIDVLADADVILVPRTAATGEIPQDTKDLDKQPSWQNLKAVKAGKVLPVTYATTDRYGTSIDVLNQIETILKGL